In Hydrogenovibrio marinus, a single genomic region encodes these proteins:
- the murD gene encoding UDP-N-acetylmuramoyl-L-alanine--D-glutamate ligase, which yields MHLVVGLGITGKSVLHYLLSQGVDCLAFDTREGFDLTVLQTEFPSVQFASGQLPVEWISQVSDVVISPGVATSEPWLDVFHQAGVPIIGDIELFARAVGKPVVAITGSNGKSTVTTLTAQVLAEAGYRVGLGGNIGVPALDLLRSGQGFDVFVLELSSFQLETTYSLQPTSATVLNVSEDHMDRYSGLEDYLQAKMTILNNTQWSILPFDLVDSPSSEQSHALHFGLRLAVDGQPAPLTDTQYGVIDDNGVHWLGYNHTPLLKIESMALKGEHHQLNALATMALCRPFKVSPQNYERVFSVFTGLPHRTQLVKEVDGVQWINDSKGTNVGATQTAIRSFAKQTRDSGGQVILIAGGVGKEADFSLMAKDVQSACRSVILFGRDKDIIRNALISKVSEAKMHLVDDLVQAVNLAREKAEKGDVVLFSPACASFDQFANYMERGDVFEKLVKQLFE from the coding sequence GTGCATCTTGTCGTGGGTTTGGGGATTACCGGAAAAAGTGTTTTACACTACTTGTTGTCGCAAGGCGTAGACTGTCTTGCTTTTGATACCAGAGAGGGTTTTGACCTGACTGTTTTGCAGACTGAGTTCCCTTCAGTGCAATTTGCCAGCGGTCAGTTACCTGTAGAGTGGATAAGTCAAGTTTCGGATGTTGTCATCAGTCCTGGGGTTGCTACTTCAGAACCTTGGCTGGATGTATTTCATCAAGCGGGTGTACCGATTATTGGTGATATTGAATTATTCGCTAGAGCAGTAGGTAAGCCTGTTGTGGCAATCACCGGGTCAAATGGTAAAAGTACTGTGACAACCCTAACAGCACAGGTGCTTGCTGAAGCTGGTTATCGTGTCGGCCTGGGGGGGAATATTGGTGTTCCTGCATTGGATTTATTGAGAAGTGGACAGGGTTTTGATGTCTTTGTTTTAGAGCTTTCCAGTTTTCAATTGGAGACAACCTATTCCTTGCAACCAACTTCGGCAACGGTACTAAACGTATCGGAAGATCACATGGATCGCTACAGCGGGTTGGAAGACTATCTTCAAGCCAAAATGACGATTCTTAATAACACGCAATGGAGTATATTGCCGTTTGATCTTGTGGATAGCCCAAGCAGTGAGCAATCTCATGCCTTGCACTTTGGTTTACGCTTGGCAGTAGATGGTCAGCCTGCGCCTTTGACGGACACTCAATATGGTGTGATTGATGATAATGGCGTCCATTGGTTGGGTTATAACCATACGCCATTGTTAAAAATTGAAAGCATGGCACTGAAAGGTGAACATCATCAGTTGAATGCGCTTGCGACGATGGCTTTGTGCAGACCTTTTAAGGTGTCGCCTCAAAACTATGAGCGTGTTTTTTCTGTGTTTACAGGGTTGCCGCATCGAACGCAATTGGTAAAGGAAGTAGATGGTGTTCAATGGATCAACGACTCAAAAGGTACCAATGTTGGGGCAACACAAACAGCCATTAGAAGCTTTGCTAAACAAACTAGAGACTCCGGTGGGCAAGTGATTTTGATTGCAGGTGGGGTCGGTAAGGAAGCAGACTTCTCCCTCATGGCGAAAGATGTTCAAAGCGCCTGTCGTAGCGTCATTTTGTTTGGTAGAGATAAAGACATTATTCGCAACGCTTTAATATCAAAGGTTTCGGAAGCGAAAATGCATCTGGTTGACGATTTAGTTCAAGCGGTTAACCTTGCACGAGAAAAGGCGGAGAAAGGCGATGTGGTTTTATTTTCACCTGCCTGTGCCTCATTTGACCAGTTCGCCAATTATATGGAACGTGGAGACGTTTTTGAAAAACTTGTAAAGCAACTTTTTGAATGA
- a CDS encoding UDP-N-acetylmuramoyl-L-alanyl-D-glutamate--2,6-diaminopimelate ligase, whose amino-acid sequence MKSLHELIEFLAVDLQQQKMAAGESLVLMRQLTHLYTSSSEITENSVFVALPGSRCHGIEYMDQAIDQGAACILTDQLPEHVESTDVPVFLVNDLVGQLAGLADWFYQRPSQQVKIIGVTGTNGKTSTAHYIAQLLGQQYSVGVLGTLGNGILGQLIPTANTTLEVVSLNRKLEEFARLGVEYVVMEVSSHAIALGRIQNIRFEGLALTQVTRDHLDFHETEEAYRETKAMLFLEYPAKFRVLNLGDSLGKSIMETLAQSVGEVVFGYALNDSFCELAKSDLKSESDAMFSCACFSELRFVPTGMEGVILLSLFKEDESLGHSDLTFNADLMGVFNAENLLCAVTVAYGCGLPLSKIEEGIHVLTPVSGRMEKVHERPLILIDYAHTPDALASALHAVQQHFVSDGGAEQPKGKLWLVFGCGGDRDKGKRSLMGEVAEKLAGYVIITDDNPRNEAPEDIVADIVKGMSKASAAQIIHDRAQAIEYAIRHAEPSDIVLIAGKGHENYQEIQGQRFFMSDAVLADLTLREIAQEAASETGMRKTDTGKIDL is encoded by the coding sequence ATGAAAAGTTTGCATGAACTGATCGAGTTTTTAGCGGTGGATCTACAGCAGCAGAAAATGGCGGCTGGCGAGTCATTGGTGTTGATGCGCCAGTTAACACATTTGTATACCAGCTCTTCTGAAATTACCGAAAACAGTGTGTTTGTCGCATTGCCGGGCAGTCGATGCCATGGCATCGAGTATATGGATCAAGCGATAGACCAAGGCGCCGCTTGTATTTTGACTGACCAGTTACCGGAGCATGTTGAAAGTACGGATGTTCCTGTTTTTTTAGTGAATGATTTGGTGGGGCAATTGGCTGGTTTGGCGGATTGGTTCTATCAAAGACCTAGTCAACAAGTGAAAATTATTGGCGTAACAGGTACAAATGGAAAGACTTCCACTGCACATTACATTGCTCAGCTTTTAGGTCAGCAGTATTCCGTGGGTGTCTTGGGAACCTTGGGCAATGGCATCCTAGGGCAGTTAATTCCGACAGCTAATACCACTTTGGAAGTAGTATCCCTTAATCGAAAGCTTGAAGAATTTGCCAGGTTGGGGGTTGAGTATGTGGTGATGGAAGTTTCCTCTCATGCCATTGCCTTAGGTAGAATCCAAAACATACGTTTTGAAGGCTTGGCATTGACCCAAGTGACTAGAGATCACCTGGATTTTCATGAGACTGAAGAGGCTTATCGCGAAACAAAGGCCATGCTCTTCTTGGAGTATCCAGCCAAATTCCGAGTGTTGAACTTAGGAGATTCACTCGGTAAATCCATTATGGAAACACTTGCGCAGAGCGTAGGAGAGGTCGTATTCGGTTACGCATTGAATGATTCATTTTGCGAGTTGGCCAAGTCTGACTTGAAGTCGGAAAGTGATGCGATGTTCTCTTGTGCTTGTTTCAGTGAGCTGCGTTTTGTCCCCACGGGAATGGAGGGAGTAATATTGCTCTCCTTATTTAAGGAAGATGAATCATTAGGGCATTCCGACCTGACATTTAACGCGGATTTGATGGGGGTCTTCAATGCAGAAAACCTATTGTGTGCTGTCACCGTCGCTTACGGGTGTGGGCTACCACTTTCAAAGATTGAGGAAGGTATTCATGTTTTAACGCCTGTGAGTGGGCGTATGGAAAAAGTTCACGAACGCCCATTGATATTGATTGATTATGCGCATACGCCAGACGCTTTGGCATCGGCACTGCACGCTGTGCAACAACACTTTGTGTCTGATGGTGGTGCAGAGCAACCAAAAGGTAAATTGTGGTTGGTTTTTGGTTGTGGTGGCGATAGAGATAAAGGCAAACGTTCATTGATGGGTGAGGTTGCAGAAAAGTTGGCGGGTTATGTCATCATTACAGACGACAACCCACGTAATGAAGCGCCGGAAGATATTGTAGCTGATATCGTCAAGGGGATGTCAAAGGCATCGGCAGCACAAATTATCCATGACAGAGCGCAAGCAATCGAATACGCGATCCGCCATGCTGAGCCATCTGATATTGTGCTGATTGCGGGGAAAGGACATGAGAATTATCAGGAAATCCAAGGACAGCGATTTTTCATGAGTGATGCTGTTTTAGCGGATTTAACCTTGAGAGAAATTGCGCAGGAAGCGGCGAGTGAAACAGGTATGAGAAAAACTGACACAGGGAAAATCGATTTATGA
- a CDS encoding peptidoglycan D,D-transpeptidase FtsI family protein, producing MNSVNQYRRVHRDSVVYGLILLLFGAVFAKAVDVQIIQSHFLQEEGNKRQIRAMTIPAPRGEIYDRNGNLLALSTPIDSIWVDPKILSYYLDPAQQQQAANAENLSAKELQQQKAQVAADVKRYHQMLKLLGLDEKNITATLLEKKDKRFLYIKRSVLPPVTKKIEALDVPGVFVQNQYKRYYPAGEILGHVVGFTNIDDKGISGIEKAYDKWLTGHPGKKEVIKDRAGRVVDFVKDLVPAKPGHDITLSIDKDIQFFLYHALKKAYIRHQAKSVQSVILDAKTGEILGMATIPSFNPNNRSQLQGSRLRNRVVTDVFEPGSPTKPFIISRALDLGLINLDTVIDTSPGAMWIQGQRITDTRDHGKLTPQGIIEKSSNIGASKVAFKMTPDQEWQMLNNVGFGQDLGIFMPGESLGYMKSPVEWQKIDQASASFGYGFNINLLQLARAYTIFANHGVLEPVSLIKLTPKQVAERRAAASQNASGKNSNEKDINLDTNYSATEVHRVISAKSADEVLKMMQTVVSPDGTAPKARIPGYMVAGKTGTVHKTKAGGYHQNEYFSVFVGLVPASDPKYIMATVVNEPSRGVYYGGLVAAPIFKEVMQDVLRIKNVPPDETLESLEEHRLVKEER from the coding sequence ATGAATAGCGTTAATCAATATCGACGAGTTCATCGTGATTCTGTTGTTTACGGTTTGATTCTTTTGCTGTTCGGCGCAGTTTTTGCAAAAGCCGTTGATGTCCAAATCATTCAATCTCATTTTTTGCAGGAAGAAGGTAATAAGCGTCAAATACGTGCAATGACGATACCTGCTCCAAGAGGTGAGATATATGATCGAAATGGCAATCTACTGGCACTTAGCACGCCTATTGATTCCATCTGGGTAGACCCTAAAATTCTCAGCTACTATCTAGATCCTGCTCAACAGCAGCAAGCAGCCAATGCAGAAAATCTGTCTGCAAAGGAACTGCAGCAGCAAAAGGCACAAGTCGCAGCGGATGTTAAGCGTTATCACCAAATGTTAAAGCTGCTCGGGTTGGATGAAAAAAATATCACGGCAACCCTTCTTGAGAAAAAAGATAAACGTTTCCTTTATATCAAACGCAGTGTTTTGCCTCCGGTTACCAAAAAAATTGAAGCGCTTGATGTTCCAGGTGTTTTCGTTCAAAACCAATATAAGCGTTACTATCCTGCTGGAGAAATACTGGGTCATGTTGTTGGTTTCACCAATATTGACGATAAAGGGATTTCCGGCATCGAAAAAGCCTATGACAAATGGCTTACTGGTCACCCAGGAAAGAAAGAGGTGATTAAAGACCGTGCTGGAAGAGTTGTAGATTTCGTTAAGGATTTAGTGCCAGCAAAACCCGGTCACGATATTACATTAAGCATTGATAAGGATATTCAGTTCTTCCTTTATCATGCCTTGAAAAAAGCTTACATACGCCATCAGGCGAAATCAGTGCAGTCCGTTATTTTAGATGCAAAGACGGGTGAAATTCTCGGGATGGCCACGATTCCAAGCTTTAACCCGAACAACCGCAGTCAATTGCAGGGTAGTCGTTTAAGAAATCGGGTTGTGACTGATGTGTTTGAGCCTGGCTCGCCAACCAAACCATTCATCATTTCCAGAGCGCTGGATTTAGGATTGATTAATCTTGATACCGTAATTGACACTTCTCCGGGGGCGATGTGGATTCAAGGGCAGCGAATTACGGATACAAGAGATCATGGTAAGTTGACACCGCAGGGCATTATCGAAAAATCGAGTAACATCGGTGCCAGTAAGGTTGCGTTTAAAATGACGCCAGATCAAGAGTGGCAGATGCTAAACAATGTTGGCTTCGGACAGGACTTAGGTATTTTTATGCCAGGGGAGTCTTTGGGGTATATGAAGTCGCCAGTTGAGTGGCAGAAAATAGACCAGGCATCGGCTTCATTCGGTTACGGCTTTAACATCAATTTATTACAACTTGCTCGAGCCTATACGATTTTTGCAAATCACGGTGTGTTGGAACCCGTTTCTTTAATTAAGTTGACGCCAAAACAAGTGGCAGAACGTAGAGCTGCGGCCTCTCAAAATGCGTCCGGTAAAAACTCAAACGAAAAAGATATCAATCTGGATACAAACTACTCAGCGACAGAAGTACACCGTGTGATTTCTGCTAAAAGTGCAGATGAAGTTCTGAAAATGATGCAAACTGTCGTTTCTCCTGACGGTACGGCGCCAAAAGCTAGGATTCCTGGGTATATGGTGGCCGGTAAGACGGGAACGGTTCATAAAACCAAAGCCGGTGGGTATCATCAGAATGAATATTTCTCGGTATTTGTTGGCTTGGTTCCTGCCTCCGATCCAAAATACATTATGGCAACCGTTGTTAATGAACCTAGCAGAGGGGTTTATTATGGTGGTTTAGTTGCCGCACCAATTTTTAAAGAAGTGATGCAAGATGTTCTTAGAATCAAGAACGTGCCACCTGACGAAACGTTGGAAAGTCTAGAAGAACACCGTTTGGTGAAGGAGGAGCGATGA
- the ftsL gene encoding cell division protein FtsL has product MMMQSLPSSSQLKLFSWPRTIALLLLGFICFLLILIVQVQHQVRHLETHYAKALQKEVDLHQEFGKLTLELHHLTALARVEEIAVTQLRMTIDKTPEHNNIQTIFLNPVVKPSIQSGTLSKGKGDE; this is encoded by the coding sequence ATGATGATGCAATCTCTCCCCAGTTCAAGTCAGCTAAAGCTTTTTAGCTGGCCAAGAACTATTGCACTCCTGCTGTTGGGCTTTATTTGTTTTCTTTTAATTCTTATCGTACAAGTCCAACATCAAGTAAGACATCTTGAAACACATTATGCAAAAGCGCTTCAAAAGGAAGTGGATTTGCATCAAGAGTTTGGCAAACTTACCCTTGAGTTGCACCATTTGACCGCTCTAGCAAGAGTGGAAGAAATTGCCGTTACTCAACTTCGCATGACTATCGATAAGACGCCAGAACATAACAATATTCAAACCATATTCCTAAATCCGGTTGTGAAGCCATCAATTCAAAGTGGCACCCTCTCAAAAGGAAAGGGTGATGAATAG
- a CDS encoding UDP-N-acetylmuramoyl-tripeptide--D-alanyl-D-alanine ligase, which produces MKWMLNDLIVATGGELSTQSADKEGVGFDFVSTDSREMSTGGLYIAVKGAKFDGHAFVSQAVTQGASVVLASEPVETSVPVVLVADTRIALGQFAAWHRKQMPLKKLIAVTGSNGKTTCKNMIQHLLSKQAKVLATQGNLNNDFGVPRTLLQLTDEHEYAVVEMGANHHKEIEYLTQLAKPDIAIITLAAGAHLEGFGSLEGVIHTKAEILSGLQDKVGVAVLNTDSPGFDIWQDMCRERELSVLTFGSTAIADVHYEQFEQSSDVIEFDVVSTADKVINQGKSHVVAPMLGEHNAMNACAALTAVMACGFKLEVLTPNLADFCGVSGRLQKVSLPNGILIDDSYNANPDSMKAALRTLVALPGKGLACLGAMAEIGETSASAHAEVASYAKSLGVSYLLIYGEAAKPMIDAFGEGAFWFESHQALTDKAIELIEKDSLNHCLVKGSRSSKMETVTQGISEYFNNHLKPQNT; this is translated from the coding sequence ATGAAATGGATGCTTAACGATTTGATTGTGGCAACAGGCGGTGAGTTAAGTACTCAGTCTGCAGACAAAGAGGGTGTCGGCTTCGATTTTGTTTCTACCGATAGTCGTGAGATGTCGACAGGCGGGTTGTATATCGCGGTTAAAGGTGCAAAATTTGATGGCCATGCGTTTGTGTCTCAAGCGGTGACGCAAGGCGCTTCGGTCGTATTGGCATCCGAGCCAGTCGAAACGTCGGTGCCAGTGGTTTTGGTAGCGGATACGCGAATTGCATTAGGGCAGTTTGCCGCTTGGCATCGTAAGCAGATGCCGCTGAAGAAATTGATTGCTGTTACCGGAAGTAATGGGAAAACCACGTGTAAGAACATGATTCAACATTTGCTTTCCAAGCAAGCGAAAGTGTTGGCGACACAAGGGAATCTTAATAATGATTTTGGTGTGCCGAGAACATTGCTGCAGTTAACTGACGAACATGAGTATGCGGTAGTGGAAATGGGCGCAAACCACCACAAAGAAATTGAGTATTTAACCCAGCTTGCAAAGCCTGATATTGCCATAATTACGCTGGCAGCTGGAGCGCACCTAGAAGGTTTTGGCTCTCTGGAAGGGGTTATTCACACCAAAGCTGAAATATTGTCGGGTTTGCAGGATAAAGTCGGTGTGGCAGTATTGAATACGGATTCACCGGGCTTTGATATTTGGCAAGACATGTGCCGCGAGCGAGAACTGTCTGTACTGACGTTTGGCTCCACAGCGATTGCCGATGTACATTATGAGCAGTTTGAACAATCGTCCGATGTGATTGAGTTTGATGTTGTTTCTACCGCGGATAAAGTGATAAACCAAGGCAAGTCGCATGTTGTGGCGCCCATGCTGGGAGAGCACAATGCGATGAACGCCTGCGCCGCGCTGACGGCAGTGATGGCATGCGGTTTCAAGTTGGAAGTCTTGACCCCCAACCTGGCAGATTTTTGTGGGGTTTCAGGACGCCTGCAAAAAGTATCGTTACCCAATGGTATTTTGATTGACGACAGCTATAATGCCAACCCGGATTCCATGAAGGCTGCATTAAGAACACTTGTTGCGCTTCCCGGTAAAGGGTTAGCTTGTTTAGGCGCCATGGCAGAGATAGGGGAAACTTCAGCTTCCGCTCACGCTGAAGTGGCAAGTTATGCGAAGTCATTGGGTGTGTCTTATCTACTGATTTACGGTGAAGCGGCAAAGCCGATGATTGATGCTTTCGGCGAGGGCGCTTTTTGGTTTGAATCTCATCAGGCATTAACGGATAAAGCGATTGAATTGATAGAAAAAGACAGTCTTAATCATTGCCTAGTGAAGGGGTCTCGTTCAAGCAAAATGGAAACCGTTACCCAAGGCATTTCAGAATACTTTAACAATCATTTAAAACCACAGAATACTTAG
- the mraY gene encoding phospho-N-acetylmuramoyl-pentapeptide-transferase, with translation MLIYLTEFLAHYISGFGVFKYVTMRTIMSVLTALVLSFIIGPKVIRWLIRLKVGQSVRLDGPETHLVKTGTPTMGGVMILFSVTISVLLWGDLTNHYLLIVTLTMLAFGVIGFIDDYKKVAYKDPNGMRSRTKYLWQSIIGLIAAYSLFAMAQVPTEHELLIPYMKDTFIHLGAWTVVLSYFVIVGTSNAVNLTDGLDGLAIMPTVMVSAALGVFAYMTGHLYFSAYLTIPYIPGVEELTIFCAALAGAGLGFLWFNAHPAQVFMGDVGSLSIGAALGVVAVAVKQELVLFIMGGIFVAETLSVILQVGSYKLRNGKRIFLMAPLHHHFEQKGWHESQVIVRFWIVTIFLVLIGLASLKIR, from the coding sequence ATGTTAATTTATTTAACCGAATTTTTAGCACACTACATCTCCGGTTTCGGTGTTTTTAAATATGTCACCATGCGCACCATCATGAGTGTGCTGACGGCACTGGTACTATCATTTATCATCGGCCCTAAGGTCATCCGTTGGTTGATTCGCTTGAAGGTTGGGCAGAGTGTCCGTTTGGATGGGCCGGAAACTCACCTGGTGAAAACAGGTACCCCAACCATGGGCGGTGTGATGATTCTGTTCTCCGTGACAATTTCGGTTTTGTTATGGGGGGATTTGACTAACCACTACTTATTGATTGTGACACTGACCATGCTAGCATTCGGTGTAATTGGCTTTATCGACGACTATAAAAAAGTCGCCTATAAGGACCCTAATGGCATGCGTTCACGCACCAAATATCTATGGCAATCCATTATCGGGTTGATTGCCGCCTACAGCCTGTTTGCGATGGCACAAGTTCCTACCGAACATGAGTTATTGATTCCTTACATGAAAGATACGTTTATTCACCTCGGCGCCTGGACGGTGGTGCTGTCTTATTTTGTCATTGTCGGAACCTCTAATGCGGTTAACCTGACGGATGGGTTGGATGGTTTGGCGATTATGCCGACGGTAATGGTTTCAGCCGCTTTGGGCGTGTTTGCCTACATGACCGGGCATTTGTACTTTTCGGCTTACCTGACGATTCCGTATATTCCCGGAGTGGAAGAATTGACCATATTCTGTGCAGCATTAGCGGGTGCAGGATTAGGCTTTCTTTGGTTTAACGCACACCCAGCGCAAGTATTTATGGGGGACGTTGGTTCTTTGTCTATCGGTGCCGCGCTAGGGGTAGTTGCCGTTGCCGTGAAGCAAGAGTTGGTTTTATTCATCATGGGCGGGATTTTCGTTGCGGAAACCCTATCGGTGATTTTGCAAGTGGGGTCCTACAAGCTACGTAACGGAAAACGCATTTTCTTGATGGCACCTCTGCATCACCACTTTGAACAAAAAGGCTGGCACGAATCACAAGTTATCGTGCGGTTTTGGATTGTCACCATCTTTTTGGTGTTGATTGGTTTGGCCAGTTTGAAGATTCGTTAA
- the ftsW gene encoding putative lipid II flippase FtsW: protein MKQTDESLSLHRVRDWRELSKQWPIDFWLLGALLVLMVIGLTMVSSSSVAISEKRFGNTLHYFLRQAFAMGLGVFAAYIVLHVPLSFWEKHRGRIFIFGLILLVLVLGVGREINGSKRWLPLIVMNFQVSEFMKLAVVIFMAGYLNRHANAVRESFEAVMRLAIPFGVMAILLLLEPDFGSTFVIAVVITGMLLIAGAPWRFFVLTVLPMAAILVTMVITSPYRMARVTNFLDPWSDPFGKGYQLTQALIASGRGEWFGAGIGKSVQKLLYLPDAHTDFLFSIYAEEFGLIGVGFLIFLYLWILFRCFRIGRKAIENAKVFGGLIAYGVGIWIVLQATINMGVNLGLFPTKGLTLPFMSYGGSSVLLLSIAIALVFRVDYETRYYEAEEAE, encoded by the coding sequence ATGAAGCAAACCGATGAATCTCTTTCTCTCCACCGAGTTCGTGACTGGAGAGAACTAAGCAAGCAATGGCCAATTGATTTTTGGCTGTTAGGCGCATTGCTGGTACTGATGGTCATTGGTTTGACAATGGTTTCCTCCAGTTCTGTTGCCATCAGTGAAAAGCGTTTTGGCAACACGCTACATTATTTCTTACGCCAAGCATTCGCAATGGGGCTTGGTGTCTTTGCTGCCTATATCGTGTTGCATGTTCCTTTGTCATTTTGGGAAAAACATCGCGGTCGAATTTTTATTTTCGGTTTGATATTACTGGTGCTTGTTTTGGGGGTCGGTAGGGAAATCAATGGTTCCAAACGTTGGTTGCCCCTGATAGTCATGAACTTCCAAGTGTCGGAGTTTATGAAATTAGCCGTTGTTATTTTTATGGCGGGTTATCTCAATCGTCATGCAAATGCAGTTAGAGAAAGCTTTGAGGCGGTCATGCGCCTGGCGATACCGTTTGGTGTAATGGCAATTTTGCTGTTGTTGGAACCGGATTTCGGAAGTACCTTTGTTATTGCCGTGGTGATTACCGGCATGTTATTGATTGCCGGCGCACCTTGGCGTTTCTTTGTATTGACCGTATTACCGATGGCCGCCATTTTGGTTACAATGGTCATCACCTCACCTTATCGTATGGCAAGGGTGACTAACTTCCTTGACCCATGGTCTGATCCTTTTGGTAAAGGTTATCAGCTAACCCAAGCGTTGATTGCCAGTGGTCGTGGCGAATGGTTTGGTGCTGGCATCGGTAAATCTGTGCAAAAACTACTGTACTTGCCTGATGCTCACACGGATTTTCTCTTTTCGATTTACGCTGAAGAATTCGGTTTGATTGGAGTCGGTTTCTTGATCTTTCTCTACCTGTGGATTCTATTCCGTTGTTTCCGAATTGGTCGTAAAGCGATTGAAAACGCTAAAGTGTTCGGTGGATTAATCGCTTATGGAGTGGGGATTTGGATTGTGCTTCAAGCGACCATCAACATGGGGGTAAACCTCGGTTTGTTCCCAACCAAAGGGTTAACGTTGCCATTTATGAGTTATGGGGGAAGTAGTGTCTTGCTGCTTTCCATTGCCATCGCCTTAGTGTTCCGGGTTGATTATGAAACTCGTTACTATGAAGCGGAGGAAGCAGAGTGA
- the ftsZ gene encoding cell division protein FtsZ: protein MKFNLQETIPEDAGMPKIKVIGLGGGGGNAVDYMVRSQVEGVDFICANTDVQALKNSSVDTCIQLGLNGLGAGANPEKGMEAAKENIEQVKEALKGADMVFITAGMGGGTGTGSAPVVAQAAKEMGILTVGVVSKPFGFERRQKIAEAGIEKLAEHVDSLITVPNDKLLKVLGKDFVLAKAFDYANEVLHGAVQGISELVTRPGMINVDFEDLRTVMTERGVAMMGVGHATGEDRAIKAAEKAIANPLLEDISVSGAKGLLVNITSGLDFTLGEFNEVGEVIDQVASEDAKVIIGTSIDETMTDEIRVTVVATGLSDIVSTAQRPEMVKPNLQAVEANKAEEKQQVIEEVERKPEVVRPKMVVNGGVTASVESNSNYLDIPAFLRRQAD, encoded by the coding sequence ATGAAGTTTAATCTGCAAGAAACCATTCCAGAAGATGCTGGTATGCCAAAAATCAAGGTCATCGGCCTTGGTGGTGGCGGCGGTAACGCCGTCGATTATATGGTGCGTTCACAAGTAGAAGGTGTGGATTTTATCTGTGCCAATACTGATGTGCAGGCATTGAAAAATTCAAGTGTTGATACTTGTATTCAACTTGGTTTAAACGGTTTAGGTGCTGGCGCTAACCCTGAAAAAGGGATGGAAGCGGCAAAAGAAAACATTGAACAAGTCAAAGAAGCATTAAAAGGTGCGGACATGGTCTTTATTACTGCCGGAATGGGTGGTGGTACTGGAACTGGTTCTGCTCCGGTTGTTGCGCAAGCGGCAAAAGAAATGGGTATTTTGACTGTTGGTGTTGTGAGCAAGCCTTTCGGTTTTGAAAGACGCCAGAAAATTGCAGAAGCCGGTATTGAAAAATTGGCTGAGCATGTTGATTCTCTAATCACAGTTCCAAATGACAAACTGTTAAAAGTATTGGGTAAAGATTTTGTTCTTGCCAAAGCTTTTGATTATGCAAACGAAGTTCTTCACGGTGCGGTTCAAGGAATTTCAGAATTAGTGACTCGTCCTGGAATGATCAATGTTGACTTTGAAGATTTGCGTACAGTGATGACTGAGCGCGGTGTCGCCATGATGGGTGTTGGACACGCGACTGGTGAAGACCGTGCAATCAAAGCAGCTGAAAAAGCTATTGCAAACCCACTGTTGGAAGACATTTCGGTATCGGGTGCAAAAGGTCTGTTGGTAAATATCACTTCTGGTCTAGACTTTACGTTGGGTGAGTTCAACGAAGTTGGTGAGGTGATTGATCAGGTTGCTTCTGAAGATGCTAAGGTCATCATCGGTACGTCAATTGATGAAACAATGACAGATGAAATTCGTGTAACGGTGGTGGCAACGGGTTTGAGCGACATTGTTTCAACTGCACAACGTCCTGAAATGGTTAAGCCTAATCTTCAAGCTGTAGAGGCAAATAAAGCCGAAGAAAAACAGCAAGTCATTGAAGAAGTAGAGAGAAAACCTGAAGTTGTTAGGCCAAAAATGGTGGTAAACGGTGGTGTAACCGCGAGTGTGGAATCTAATTCTAACTACCTAGATATTCCAGCGTTTCTACGTCGTCAAGCTGACTAA